AGGTTGGAAGTGAAAGCCAGCTGGGCTGGTAGGTTGTGGTGCTGTACACAAACGCGTCTATGGTGCATCCTggtggcttctcctcctccttccccaCCCACTCTGTGATCTCAACCTCTTCAACAGTCCTCTGGTACAGGTTAGGGACGCTTTCAAAAATGTCCAGGTACTTCAGCATCTTCTCGTCCACTTGGTAGAGCTCTCCATGGACTCTCTGGCCCTGTCCGGGAAGGTTGAGCAGGAAAGGAATGTTGTCCTTGGTAGCGATCACGAGTGGGTATCTCTGGGTGGTGATGGCCGTGGCGAGAAACTCGGCATTGCCGTTATTTCTGTTTAACACGTGGTGATAATTGGGTTGACCCTTCTTCAGAGTGCCGTAAAATAAGACACGAGCCATGAGGACGGCGAGATCTGCAAAACAGCAAAAAGAACAAACTTATCTGGTTGATGGGCATGTGGCTTAGACTGCAAGGCAAATAATCACCATGTCACAGATGGGTATTAACTCTTGTTGATGTTTACAGTTAAGATGGACCTAAAGTCCTGCAAAAGCTCTAGAAATCACAGCGTTTGTGTGAAAGTGCAACATTCGTAGGAGATGTAGGCAGCAAAGGTGAGCTGCAGGTTAAACCAACACCTTCATGTTGGATGTGAGGAACAGAAGATGTCATCAGTTAAATAAAGTCCAAATCTGAGCTAGATCTACAACAGTGTCAGTGGTCCAGCagcccccagaccatcacactaccaccaccatgtctgaccagggccagattaacacttcgttgtaccctgggcaacaatattcaaggaccCCATCATCATGACCCACGGATCACCATAATCTGGTCACTAGGGATGagcaagtacaccactatctgtatctgttcaaccatctaaattatctgcatctgtatctgtactcggagtgggcgtggcctaacccggaagtgggtgtagtttaaccggaagtgggtgtggtttacatcaatacgttattttaagtctgatcagaagttgctatgtgtattgtttatttgaaaactatttacagagcaccctcagagttgagattaaatgtttttgatcacaatagtaaaggagctATTGCAGAACAaggttttcaataaaatcagaacattaatatttaagtgcatgaattaagagagagcgagagaagaaaagatcttttctatagcgcctctcaagataaaaatcacggggcgcttcacaaaaacaacacatgtaaaatagaaaaaagaatttagaaaatgattaaaatatatttaaaatgagcaaaaaatagacaattgtgatttaaaaatgtaaagaaagagagagagtgaataggaaagaggaagtggatcctgaggaagaggggagagagagagagagagaggaaaaaaaacccgaccggagaggaggcagtgactgacgcagcacgagccgttttcagctctgtcttgtcaaatgcaccacgtacgttacgaaaaaagtaactttaaataactttaaagtaactttagcaaactgaagaaaacattgggagtactgaagaaacgtgaacagtgaagcgagcacagagagatccgttactgtctgtgtgtgcgtggatggaccggacgcggactgagctgtcattttgccttggcccccaaaatgtcttgaaacggccctgggtgtgtgactgagttttgaaggtgatctgaattgtatcagatgtataattattacatgtgtataacttattgttttatacaggtaaaaacgtgtagtggagataaatctacctacattttacttttcaacacttagtttagttttcctgtttttatttaactatttcctgtcctgtctgtctctcatcttcctgcatctcctctaaactctccagaaaaactgctgcctggattcttactttttcacctcatcagttacttctgagcagatcaaagggatctcctgaccgcaacgcGGAGAGCACGTTTTCgatgctccgcagtagcagagagcttcaggcacaaataagacagaaaatagagaacatgtgcggacatgaacgatcgtgtgttaattatagttttttggttgcgccactttgagaatggaccgtgctctggaagcagcagcctggagcgctgtgccacaacgatcagcgctctgccgctctctgctcaaaagagtccataaatgatgtaatataggtataaaacttttttccggctcccctggatgtgtaggatatccagctcccccataattcgatccctgctcctggatgaaaagctggacattttcatcaagaacccccagtccggacgcctcgGGCAGagcgtgaaaagtggacatgtatggggaaaacaggacgtacggtcacactagtttaatataaagcaggagattacagatacagcattttgctcgtgcccttgctgccctgggccctttagagttcgtgggccctgggcaattgcccagttgcccttatggttaatccggccttgtgtCTGATGCTGTGATGTGAAACAAGTTGTTTTACATGAGGTACTCACAAAGAAAGAGGGAAGCTCAAAGGGTTGGCAGCTCACTGGAACATATTGTCAGATTCACACCGAAACCCCGATAGGACAGAAGTTCGGGGATCAGGGTGTATTTATACCAGAGTGAGTCACATTTCTCTAACCAGAAACACCTATGAAGGTTGGATCATTGGTTCCCAAGTCACTATGACTTGGCATTTTGCTGAGTCGTTACTCCAAAGAGAAAACATCTTGTGCAAATTCTTTAACAGAACCTTTTTGGAATGATCTTtggaggtttgcacacacagttttAGAGACAATGGAACCGTCACACGCACATCTCAGGAGTCTGAGACAGATTACAGGGTTCAACAGTTTCTTTAATCTACAACACAGTTAATTTTAAACCAGATGTAGGACACACATCCAGGACATCTGTTGTCTCATCAGTGTTGtttgatgtgttgctttttgaggtcTGTCTGCCTCCATGATGTCAGACAGGTTCTACTGGAGACAGTTCTTTACTCTACACCAGGGCTGTTcagttctgggcctggagggccggcttccagcacgttttagtggtgtcTCTTCTCCAACGCTCTAGatacagtggttgaatcacctgtgcagcagctcatcaggctctgcagaaacctgttgatTGCCTCAGGTTTGTTAAAGCAGGATAAAACTAAAACGATCTTGATgctacagatatgtgatgatttagcttgtttctttatttttctccagaataagagattcaattattactaaagcagttcaatgtagttaaattagtcattcaaaagtgtgtgtgtgtgtgtgtgtgtgtgtgtgtgtgtgtgtgtgtgtgtgtgtgttacacatataggactgcatgagacagcgtggtttcatcaaatccatgcatcttatatcttggctgaagtaatggctcaggaaaataacatatttcatacataatgacgtctctgcagtgtttatgataatgttttatcttatctttggtctgggaggtgtaacttatcatgatacaagccttttaaaacatgttaaagttttgcaagaggagataaatgcatgaatttaaagttcatgtttggagaccaaccttcacagtttggaggctcacgctggtgaggagacatcattagttctagtaacacctgggctcccaaggcctgttctgacaggatggacgttatgagacccttaaggattccagttggacgattggaggattatttaggaggattggaatgaacacactgatttcagtggtgaagggttaaatgagtgagtgaacccactaccaaggatgaactctgctaactttaaaaatcagctgctctaaataagcatgaaggtcagagaggagctcttggatggacacgaataaaggaactgtaatgtagaggtaaagtagtgcagggccaacgttagcagctgtcatacggtccatctgaaatgtttgactgcattaggcttgttatgttatgtgacagg
This sequence is a window from Nothobranchius furzeri strain GRZ-AD chromosome 14, NfurGRZ-RIMD1, whole genome shotgun sequence. Protein-coding genes within it:
- the LOC107380850 gene encoding gamma-glutamylaminecyclotransferase B, with the protein product MARVLFYGTLKKGQPNYHHVLNRNNGNAEFLATAITTQRYPLVIATKDNIPFLLNLPGQGQRVHGELYQVDEKMLKYLDIFESVPNLYQRTVEEVEITEWVGKEEEKPPGCTIDAFVYSTTTYQPSWLSLPTYKSYDSYGDHGLTYVCEED